One Williamsia phyllosphaerae genomic window, AACACCAGGGACGCCAGCGGTAGGGCCAGGGGGACCTGCAGGATGGCCAGGCCGGTACCGATGCCGATCGCGTCGACCAGGGCGACGGCGACCGTCGCACGGACGTAGCCGACGAGCGTGCCGAACCCGGCCCGACCGGCCTCCAACACCTTCGGCCGACTGCCCGACGGGATGAGTCGCGTCGTGAACTCCCAGACGTGTCCGCCGCCGAAGAGGAAGAAGATCATCAGGAACAGCAGCAGCACGCCTGCGGTCGCGATCTTGGTGACCACCCCGGCGGTCGCGATGGCGCCGCTGGTGATCTTGTCCTGGTTGCGCTGGATCATGGCGATGATGTCGTCGCCGACCCTGTCGATCTGCGCCTGTTTGAGCCCGGGCGGGCCGTTGACCAACCAGTCCTTCACCGAGTCGACCGACTGGGTCGCCTGCGTCGACAGATCCGGCAGACCGTCGATGAACTGCTGGACCACGAAGGTCAGGATCCCGCCGACCGCGCCCAGGAACACGATGAGCGTGAACGCCACCGCCACCCCACGATTGAGCCCGTGGCGGTCGAGCCAGTCCACCAACGGGATCAGGAACGCCGTGCCGAGGACCGCCAGCGCCACCGGGACGATGACCTCCTCGAAGCGATTGGCCAGTGCGGCGACCAGGAAGATCGCCACCGCGACGACGATGAGCCGCCAGGACCACTCGGCCGCCGCGCGCACCAACGGGTGGACCTTCTCGCGGTCGGATGCGGCCGTGGCACTCTCGGCTGGGGACCGTTTCCGCGCAGCGCCGACGGCGGCCGCGATACCCGATCTACGCTCTGTCACCTCGCAACA contains:
- a CDS encoding AI-2E family transporter translates to MAAAVGAARKRSPAESATAASDREKVHPLVRAAAEWSWRLIVVAVAIFLVAALANRFEEVIVPVALAVLGTAFLIPLVDWLDRHGLNRGVAVAFTLIVFLGAVGGILTFVVQQFIDGLPDLSTQATQSVDSVKDWLVNGPPGLKQAQIDRVGDDIIAMIQRNQDKITSGAIATAGVVTKIATAGVLLLFLMIFFLFGGGHVWEFTTRLIPSGSRPKVLEAGRAGFGTLVGYVRATVAVALVDAIGIGTGLAILQVPLALPLASLVFIGAFVPIVGALVTGGLAVLVTLVTKGWIAAVIALAVVVAVMQIESHVLQPFLLGRSVRLHPVAVVLGIAAGIVSAGIIGGLLAVPLIAFLNTAVRSMYTQTAQAAESADDEVQVGIYAAKADPPTWDSSDAPGLNGPPETPDGDGTDDPDPDDPEQPTRPDTSD